The Nyctibius grandis isolate bNycGra1 chromosome 23, bNycGra1.pri, whole genome shotgun sequence genome contains a region encoding:
- the LOC137672980 gene encoding leucine-rich repeat and fibronectin type III domain-containing protein 1-like protein → MERLVVYLLVISTAVKAMMCPKRCMCQNLSPSFTILCTKTGLLFVPPSIDRRTAELRLMDNFITTLRRKDFANMTNLIHLTLSRNTISQIMPYAFFDLKGLHALHLDSNRLTYINEDHFKGLINLRHLILSNNQLNYISPGSLDDFIETIEDLDLSYNNLVNVPWETIAKLSNVNTVSLDHNLIEFVPEGIFSNLHKLARLDMTSNKLKKIPPDPLFSRIPVYAKSKGSPLSSLVLSFGGNPLHCNCELVWLRRLTREDDLETCASPPELMGKYFWSIKEEEFVCEPPMITHRTPKLTATEGQSVSLKCKAVGDPDPYVRWISPDGKLVSNTSRTVSYENGTLDISVTSLTDKGMFTCIASNAAGESTAPVELLVTPYPNLANSTNCDKDTEPGPSDILISAKSSFPNETKAQQEKAVVVAELTSSSALIQWPSQHHLPGIRMYQIQYNSSADDILVYRMLPAASKSFFLTDLVAGRVYDLCVLAVYEDGLTFLTATRVIGCVQFTTQEEYKQCRSLHAQFLGGTMIIIIGGIIVASVLVFIFILLMKYKVYSNHHKTKATKVNNVCSQTNGSQSGSMARSTSKLSERRESLHQECSGSSIKGKTVVDLDCEKVTPTSTTF, encoded by the exons ATGGAAAGGCTGGTTGTCTATCTACTGGTTATTAGCACAGCTGTGAAGGCCATGATGTGTCCCAAAAGATGCATGTGCCAAAACCTGTCTCCATCCTTCACAATTCTCTGTACGAAGACGGGGCTTCTCTTCGTGCCCCCCAGTATTGACAGGAGGACAGCAGAACTAAGGTTAATGGATAACTTTATCACTACGCTTAGGAGAAAAGATTTTGCAAACATGACTAATCTAATCCATTTGACACTATCGAGGAACACGATAAGTCAAATCATGCCTTATGCATTTTTTGATCTTAAAGGCCTTCACGCCTTACACTTGGATAGTAATAGACTGACTTACATCAATGAAGATCATTTCAAAGGTTTAATTAACCTTCGGCATTTAATACTCAGTAACAATCAATTAAACTATATCTCTCCTGGGTCATTGGATGACTTTATTGAAACAATTGAAGACCTGGATCTGTCCTACAACAATCTCGTTAACGTTCCTTGGGAAACCATTGCCAAACTGTCTAATGTCAATACGGTCAGTTTGGATCATAATCTCATTGAGTTTGTGCCAGAGGGAATCTTCTCAAACCTTCACAAACTTGCCCGCCTAGACATGACCTCCAACAAGTTGAAAAAGATCCCTCCTGatcctttgttttccagaatACCGGTGTACGCCAAGTCTAAAGGATCTCCGCTGTCGTCCCTGGTGCTTAGCTTCGGAGGGAATCCTTTACACTGCAACTGCGAACTTGTGTGGCTGAGACGTCTCACCAGAGAAGACGATCTGGAAACCTGCGCCTCTCCACCAGAACTGATGGGCAAATACTTTTGGTCTATTAAAGAGGAGGAATTTGTCTGTGAACCCCCAATGATAACACACCGAACCCCAAAACTAACAGCGACAGAAGGCCAGAGCGTCTCTCTGAAGTGCAAAGCTGTTGGCGATCCAGATCCCTACGTTCGCTGGATCTCACCCGATGGGAAGCTGGTCTCCAACACATCTAGGACGGTTTCTTATGAGAATGGTACTCTGGATATTTCGGTTACTTCTTTGACAGACAAGGGCATGTTTACCTGCATAGCATCAAACGCTGCGGGAGAGTCGACGGCTCCAGTCGAACTCCTCGTTACCCCGTACCCTAACCTCGCTAACAGCACCAACTGTGATAAAGACACGGAGCCTGGCCCCTCAGATATTCTTATATCTGCCAAGTCAAGCTTTCCAAACGAAACGAAGGCTCAGCAAGAGAAGGCGGTTGTGGTCGCTGAGCTGACGTCCTCCTCCGCTCTTATCCAGTGGCCTTCTcagcatcacctccctgggATTCGAATGTACCAGATTCAGTATAACAGTTCTGCTGACGACATACTGGTGTACAG gatgCTTCCAGCTGCTAGTAAATCCTTCTTCTTGACTGATCTGGTTGCAGGACGTGTGTACGACCTCTGTGTTCTTGCCGTCTATGAAGATGGATTGACATTTTTGACCGCAACCAGAGTGATCGGATGCGTGCAGTTCACAACCCAGGAAGAGTACAAACAGTGCCGATCCCTTCACGCGCAGTTTCTCGGAGGAACCATGATCATCATTATTGGGGGTATCATTGTGGCTTCAGTTCTTGTTttcatcttcatcctcctcaTGAAATATAAAGTCTACAGCAACCACCACAAAACCAAAGCCACTAAAGTTAATAATGTCTGCTCTCAAACCAACGGAAGCCAAAGTGGCTCGATGGCTCGATCCACTTCTAAACTTTCAGAGAGGCGGGAAAGTTTGCACCAGGAATGCTCGGGCTCTTCCATCAAAGGAAAAACTGTTGTAGATTTGGATTGTGAAAAAGTGACTCCAACCAGCACAACCTTTTGA